In Streptomyces sp. NBC_00683, the DNA window CGGGCCCCGTGACGCGGAGGACATCGCCCATCTCCGGGCGGTCGCCGCCTCGATGCCCCCCGAGGGGCACGCGGTCCCGCTGGACGGCACACCGCTGCGGGTCCCGGACCCCCTGGCGCTGCTCGGAGCCTTCCTCGACGCCGTGGCGGACACCCTGCCCCGGACCCCCGCCGCGGGCCACGCGATGGGCGCGCCGTTCGCCGCGCGCGAGGCCCAGCAGCTGCCCGGCGCCCGCGCCTGGGCCGTCGAGGTGGCCGCCGGACTCGACGCGGGGGTGCGCGTCTCCCTCCGGCTCGACCTGTCCGTCCACGAACTCTTCGACACCACCGGCCCCACCGCCGGGACGGACGCGGACGGATCCCCGGCAGCCGCCCGCCACGCCGCCGCGGCCATCACGCAGGTGCACAGCCTGGCCGACCCGACGTACGTCACCGATGCGGCGACGTTGTGGAGCGGCGGGGCAGGGGAGCCGTTCGGGCCGCGGGCGAGGATCGACGCGGTGCTCGCCCTGCGCCGGGCCGCCCGGATCTGGCCCCCTCTGGAGCGGCTGCTGGACCAGCCCGTCCCCGACGTGCTCGCGCTCACCGAGGACGAGCTGTACGAGCTGATCGGCGAAGCGGGACCACGGCTGGCGGCGGCCGGGGTCGCCGTCCACTGGCCCCGGGAGCTCGCCCGCTCGCTCACCGCCGCGGCCGTCGTCCGGCCCGCGCCGGGATCGGCCACCGACGGCACCTCGTTCTTCGACGCCGAGCACCTCTTCGCGTTCAACTGGCAGCTGTCCCTGGGCGACGAGCAGCTCACCGAGGCCGAGATGGACACGCTGGCCGAGGCCCACCGCCCGGTGGTGCGGCTGCGCGACCAGTGGGTGGTCGTGGACCCCGCGCTCGTACGCAAGGCGCGCAAGCGGGAGCTCGGTCTGCTGGACCCGGTGGACGCGCTGGCCGTCGCCCTGACCGGCAGCGCGGAGGTCGACGGCGAACAGGTCGAGGCGGTGCCGGCCGGAGCGCTCGCGGCACTCCGCTCGCGCATCCTCGACGAGGACGCCACCCTCCCACCGCCGCCCGGCCTCGACGCCACCCTCCGCGACTACCAGCTGCGCGGCCTGGCCTGGCTGGACCGGATGACCTCGCTCGGCCTGGGCGGCTGCCTCGCCGACGACATGGGCCTGGGCAAGACCATCACCGTCATCGCCCTCCACCTGCACCGCGCCCACGCCGCCCCCACCCTCGTCGTCTGTCCCGCCTCCCTCCTCGGCAACTGGCACCGCGAGATCAACCGCTTCGCGCCCGGCGTCCCCGTGCGCCGCTTCCACGGCACCGACCGCACGCTCACCGACCCGGACGGCGGCTTCGTCCTCACGACCTACGGCACGATGCGCTCCAGCGCGGACCGGCTCGCCGAACACACCTGGGGGCTGGTCGTCGCCGACGAGGCGCAGCACGTGAAGAATCCGCACTCCTCCACGGCCAAGGCGCTGCGCACCATCCCCGCCCCGGCCCGCGTCGCGCTGACCGGCACCCCCGTCGAGAACAACCTCTCCGAGCTCTGGGCGCTGCTCGACTGGACCACCCCCGGGCTGCTCGGCCCGCTCAAGGCGTTCCGGTCCCGGCACGCCCGGATCGTCGAGAACACCGGCACCGCGGCGGGCCTGGGCAACGAGGAGGCGGTCGAGCGGCTCTCCCGGCTGGTCCGCCCCTTCCTCCTGCGCCGCAAGAAGTCGGACCCCGGCATCGCGCCCGAGCTGCCGCCCAAGACGGAGACCGACCACCCCGTCTCCCTCACCCGCGAGCAGGCCACGCTCTACGAGGCGGCCGTGCGGGAGACCATGGCGTTCATCGAGCAGTCCGAGGGCATCGCCCGCCGCGGGCTGATCATGAAGCTGCTCGGGTCGCTCAAGCAGATCTGCAACCACCCCGCGCAGTACCTGAAGGAGGAGCCGACCCGGCTCACCGGACGCTCGGGCAAGCTCGCCCTGCTCGACGAGCTCCTCGACACGATCCTCTCCGAGGGCGCCTCCGTCCTGATCTTCACCCAGTACGTGTCGATGGCCCGCCTCCTCTCCGCCCACCTGGCCTCCCGCTCCGTCCCCTCCCAGCTCCTGCACGGCGGTACCCCGGTGCCCGAGCGGGAGCGGATGGTGGACCGCTTCCAGTCCGCCGAGGTCCCCGTCTTCCTGCTGTCCCTCAAGGCGGCCGGCACCGGGCTGAACCTCACCCGCGCCGCACACGTCATCCACTACGACCGCTGGTGGAATCCCGCGGTCGAGGAGCAGGCCACCGACCGTGCGTACCGCATCGGCCAGACGCAGCCCGTGCAGGTGCACCGGCTCATCGCGGAGGGCACCGTCGAGGACCGGATCAGTGAACTGCTGGAGTCCAAGCGCGCCCTCGCCGATGCGGTGCTCGGATCAGGCGAGGCCGCTCTGACCGAGCTCAGCGACCGCGACCTGGCCGACCTCGTATCGCTCCGGAGGACGGCATGAGCCCGGCCGCAGCCTCCCGTCCCACGGCGCGCCCCGGCCCCGACGACCTGCGGCGCACCTTCGAGGCGGTGCCCGCCCGCGCCTCCGACACCGCGGAACCCTTCGCGGACAGCTGGTGGGGCCGGGCCTGGGTGGACGCCCTGGAGTCCCTGTCGATGGACGAGGGGCGGCTCGCCCGCGGCCGTACGTACGCCGACGGCGGCCATGTCGCCGCGATCACCGTGACCCCCGGCCGGGTCATCGCCTACGTCCACGGCAGCCGCCCCCGCCCGTACCGCGCGGAGCTGCGCCTGCGTACGTTCTCGGCCTCCGACTGGGACACCTTCCTGGACGCCGTCGCGGCGCGGCCCGGGCATCTGTCCGCGCTGCTCGACAAGGACATGCCGCACTCCCTGGTCGACACGGCGGGGGAGACCGGCATCAGGCTGCTGCCCGCCGCCGGTGACCTCGACCCGGACTGCTCCTGCCCGGACCGTGGCTGGCCGTGCAAGCACGTGGCGGCGCTCTGCTTCCAGACGGCACGGCTCCTGGACAGCGACCCCTTCGTCCTGCTGCTGATGCGCGGCCGGGGCGAGCGGGAACTCCTCGACGAGCTCGGCCGCCGCAACGCCGAGCACTCCGCCCGGGAGCGCCCCGCCACCCCCGCGATGCCCTCGCTCCCGGCGGACGAGGCCCTGGCCGGTCGCTTCCTGCCGCCGCTCCCGGCACCGCTGCCCGTGCCGCCGTATCCCGGGCAGCCGCCGTCCTACCCGGACCTGCCCGGTGCCCATGACCCGCTGTCCCTGGACCACCTCGCCTCGGACGCGGCCGCCCGCGCCCACGCGCTCCTGACCACAGGGGACGATCCGATCGCCGGGCTCAGCACCTGGCAGGACGCGGTGCGCATCGCCGCGTCCCGGCCCACCGCGGGGCTCACGGCGACCACCCGGGCGCTCTACCGCGAACTCGCCTACGCCACCGGCCGCAGCACCACCGACCTGGCCCGCGCGGTCGCCGCCTGGCGGCAGGGCGGCGCGGAGGGCCTCGCGGTCCTGGAGAGCCCCTGGGACCCGCCGGCGGGCCCGTTCGACCGGGCCCGCCCCGCCCTCGCGGCGGCCGACTTCCCGCGCTTCCAGCCCTGGCGCAACCACCTGACCAATGCCGGGGGCACCCTCCAGCTCCGCTTCGGTCACGACGGCCGCTGGTACGGCTACGAATCGGACCCGGGTGCGGACGACTGGTGGCCCCGCGCCACCCCGGACACCGACCCGGTGGGCGCGCTCACCGCCCTGCGGGGCTGATGCACCGTCAGCTCTGTGCGTAGTAGGCGAGCAGTCCGATCACCAGGACCGCGCACAGCGGCAGCATCACCCAACGGGCCTTGCGGAACGATTCGTTCTCCTGCTGCGCCAGTCCGCGGTCGGCACCGTGAGCGGTGGCCAGATGCTCCCCGGCCATGTCGATGATCTTCCTCGTGGTCAGCAGCGACGGCGACCAGTCGCAGTGCGCGCACACGAGGAAGTCGCGGTACGGGTCGTACCGGAAGTCGCGTTCGATGTTCACCGTGAAGACCTGGCCGCCCGGTCCGGTGGCTGTGAAGTGGCGTATTGCCGCGCCCATGTGCGTCGCTCCCGTGCTCGTCCGTCGTTCCGGGGCAACGGTAGGCGGCGGCGGTGCGGACGAGGCCCCGGGGCTCAGAAATCGGCGAGGGTGCGTTCGTCGAGCCGGGCCACCGAGTCCTGGGCGTAGGCCTTCTCGTACGCGGCGCGGATCCGCTCGATCCGCGGGTCGCGCAGGCGCGCCTCCGACGCCGGGTAGAGCAGGATCAGTTCGTACGAACGCTCCCGCTCGATCACCCCGTTGGAGTCGCGCCACTGCCCACGGCCGTCCTGGATCGTGAGGCCGCTCGGGAAGTCCGGCGTGACATACCGGTCGATGAAGGCAAGGAACTGCGGGTCGGTCACGTCCGGTCCGCCGTCGGGGCGTTCCGTACCGAAGAACAGCCGGGTCTCCACGTACTCGGCGCCCCTGGCGGCCGTCGCCCGCCCCGCCGCCGGTGCCTCGCCGCCGAGTGCGGCGTACGCGATCGGCGCGCCCGTGGCGAGTACGGCGCAGGCGGCCACGCCCGCCACGAGTGCGGTGCGCCGCGCGGGTCGCTCGGTTTCCGGCTTCGGACGGTTGCGCAGACGCAGCAAGGTGATCTCCCACGGGGCGGTCGGATGCCGGAACGGCGCTCACCGTGGCACGCGGCCGTCGCAACGGCGCGGCAGGACACCGGAATCCGGGCCGGACCACCCGTAAGGGTGAGGTGCTACGGCGCCACCGCACCCGTGGTCGTGACCCCGGGCAACGACACCCCGCGGCCCGCGAAGAAGCGTTCGAAGACCGGCAGCGGCAGCTCGGCCGCGCGTGTGTCCGCCGTCGTCCCCGACGGGTTGTGGAAGTGCACTCCCGATCCGTCCGCGGTGCGCGAGGTCAGCAGGACCAGATGCCCGCCCCGCCCCGGGGCCGGCAGTTCCGGGTGCCGGATTCCGTAGTGCACGGACGCCATCACGCTTCGGCCGTCGTCCAGCAGTCCGAGGATCCCGGCGGGGGACAGGTGGCGGTGGACGGTCGCGTCGAGGCCGTGCGCCTCGGTCACGTACGCGGCGAACGGAGCGTAGACCAGGCCGCGGATCACTCCCTCGGCGTCCTCCGTGTACGCGCCGTACTCGATTGCGCCGTCGCGCAGCGCGAACAGGGTCGGAGCGTCGGGGCCGAGCGCCATGCGCAGGCAGGTCATCCCGCACAGGTGGCCTGCCCAGCGCGCGTACTCGGCGGGCGAGGCGGCGCCGGAGTCCGCCCAGCCCGGGTCCTCGGCCGGATCGAGCCCGCCCTCCACGATCGCGCCCACCAGGCCGGGCGACGCGAACTGTGTGTGGACGGGGGTCCGGCAGCCGGCGCAGATCACTGGCGGTATCCGTTCAGGAAGCGGCCGATGCGGCTGATCGCCGCGTCGAGGACGTCGGCGTGCGGGAGGGTCAGGATCCGGAAGTGGTCGGGGCGCGGCCAGTTGAAGCCCGTGCCCTGAACCACCTGGATCTTCTCCCGCAGTAGCAGGTCCAGGACGAACCGCTCGTCGTCGACGATGTTGTGGACCTTCGGGTCGATGCGAGGGAAGGCGTACAGGGCGCCCTTCGGCTTCACGCACGACACCCCCGGGATCTCGTTCAGCCGCTCCCAGGCCCGGTTGCGCTGCTCGTGGAGCCTGCCCCCGGGGGCGACGAGCGCCCCGATCGACTGCCGGCCGCCGAGCGCCGCCTGGATCGCGTACTGGGCGGGGGCGTTGGGGCACAGCCGCATGGAGGCGAGCATGGTGAGCCCCTCCAGGTAGTTGCGGGCGTGCTGCTGCGGGCCCGACACCACCATCCAGCCGGAGCGGAATCCTGCCACGCGGTACGTCTTGGACAGCCCGCTGAAGGTGAGGCAGAGCAGATCAGGAGCCAGGACCGCCACGGAGTGGTGCTCGGCGTCGTCGTAGAGGATCTGGTCGTAGATCTCGTCGGCGAACACCATCAGCCCGTGCCTGCGCGCCAGATCGAGCATGCCTTCGAGGATCTCGCGGGGATAGACGGCACCCGTCGGGTTGTTCGGGTTGATGATGACCATGGCCCTGGTGCGGTCGGTGATCTTCGAGGCCATGTCCGCGATGTCCGGATTCCAGTCCGCGGCCTCGTCGCAGGTGTAGTGCACGGCCTTGCCGCCCGCGAGTGTGGTGACGGCGGTCCACAGCGGGTAGTCGGGGCTCGGGACGAGGATCTCGTCGCCGTCCTCCAGAAGTGCCTGTACGGACATGGAGATCAGCTCGGAGACGCCGTTGCCGAGGAAGATGTCGTCGACGTCGACGTCGACGAGGCCCATCGACTGGTAGCGCTGCGCCACGGCCCGGCGGGCGGAGAGGATGCCGCGCGAATCGGTGTAGCCGTGTGCCTGCGGGAGCATCCGGATCATGTCCTGGACGATCTCCTCGGGGGCCTCGAACCCGAAGAGCGCCGGATTGCCCGTGTTGAGGCGGAGCACGCTGTGGCCCGCCTCCTCGAGGGCGTTGGCCTCCTCGATGACAGGGCCCCGGATCTCGTAACAGACCTCGTTGAGCTTGCTGGACTGCCGGAACTCCATGCTGTGCCCTCCCCGACCCTGAACTGTGTTACTTGGTTTTACCAAGTTGGAGCTTGGAAAGTCCAACAACATGTCTAGACTGCGTCGCATGCCACGTCAGCAGCCGCCAACACGCCCCGTCCGCCGCCGGAGTTACGACCAGTTCTGTGCCGCCGCCCGGGCCCTCGACTCCGTGGGCGACCGGTGGACGCTGCTGATTGTCCGTGAACTGCTGGCCGGCCCGCGCAGGTACACGGATCTGCACGCCGACCTGCCCGGAGTCAGCACGGACGTGCTCGCCTCCCGGCTCAAGGACATGGAGCAGAGCGGCCTGGCCGTGCGCCGGCGGCTGCCTCCGCCCGCCGCCGCTTCGGTCTACGAACTGACCGAACACGGCCGCGGACTGCTCCCGGTCCTCAGCGCGCTCGCCCGGTGGGGCACGCCCGCACTCGCCGAGCGCCGCCCCACCGACGCCGTCCGTGCCCACTGGTTCGCCCTGCCGCTGCTGCGCGCGCTGGACGGGACCGAGCACGCGGGCGTGGTCGAAGTCCGGCTGGAGGAGGGGGAGTTCCACATCCGCACCGGCGGGGACACCCAGGGGGACGATGCGTACGGGTACGGCCCCGCCCCGTACCCCGACGCCCGCATCGTGCTCGACGCCGAGCTCTGCCTGGCGCTGGGGCGCGGCGAACTGACACTGGCCGAAGCGGTCGCGGAGGGCCGGGCCGAGGTGCACGGGGAAGGCCCGCTCGCCGCCGAACTCCGCGGGGGATGACAGCCGCGCCACCGGTGACGGCAGCCCGACTCGCGCGTAGCGTGGGTTCGTTCATCCGGTCCGGCGGGACGAGGGAGATGTCCATGGAGTTCGGCAGCAGGGTCGGCACGAAGCAGCGGGGCACGCTGCGCAAGGTCATGCTCGTGGGCGCCTGTGTGACCGCGCTCGGTCTCGTCCCGGCAGCCGCGGTCGCGACGCCCGGCAGCGGTGTGAGCGGCACCGTCGTCGCCAAGGGCACGTCCGAGGGCAAGCTGAAGGTGAAGACCCCCAAGGGCCGCACGGATGTGACCGTCCGGACCATCACCGTGGCGCCCGGCGGCTCCACCGGCTGGCACACCCACGCGGGCCAGCTGATCGCCGTCGTCCAGTCCGGGACGCTGACCCGGACCCTCGACGACTGCTCGGTCGAGGTGACACCCGCGGGAACGGCGTTCATCGAGCCGTCCGGAACCAAGCACCGGCACATCGGGCGCAACCTAGGGACGGTACCCGTGGTGCTGTGGGTGACCTATCTGCTTCCCGAGGGCAGTCAACTCTCCGACGACGCCGACGCGGTGGACTGCCCGGCGGCGAAGTAGGTCCGGCACCGGGGCGGGCGCGCTCCCGTACGGCAGGGGGCGCGGCCGGGTGATGATGGATGCGTGCGATTCGAACCGATCACCTGGGAACGCCTGGCCGAAGCGCTGGCCGCGCACGCCGACGGCCTGAAACCGGCCGACGGCGGGCCCTGGCTCAGAATCGGTGTCGACGGAGCCTCGGCCGCCCGCCCCGGTGAGCCCGCCGGACGCCTCGCCGAGGAACTGCGGGCGCGCGGCCGTGCGGTGCTCACCGTCTCCACCGGAGGGTTCCTGCGGCCGGCGAGTCTGCGCTACGAGTACGGCAAGGAGGACCCCGACTCCTACGCCGACAGCTGGTTCGACACCAACGCGCTGTGGCGCGAGGTGTTCCGTCCGCTGGAGCCCGGCGGAAGCGGACGGGTGCTGCCCGACCTCTGGGACCCCGTGACGGACCGGGCCACCCGCAGCCCGTACCGGGTGCTGCCCGAGGGCGGGGTGCTGATCATGCACGGGCCGCTGCTCCTCGGGCAGTGGTTCCCCTTCGACCTCGCCGTTCACCTGCGCCTCTCGCCCGGTGCGCTGCGACGGCGCACCGAGGAGAGCGAGCGGTGGACGCTGCCCGCCTTCGCGCGGTACGAGGACGAGGTGGCGCCCGCCGACCGCGCGGACGCGGTGGTGCGGGCCGACGACCCGCACCACCCCGCCTGGACCGGCATCGGCGCGTAGCCACTACGCCGGCCGAGGCCCCGGGCGCCCGCCGACCGTCGCGACCGCCTCGGCCCCGGCCCGGCAGCCGGCCGCAGCTGCCGCGGCACCGTCCGCCCCGGCGATGAGGGCGGCGAGGAAACCGCCGGTGAAGGCGTCGCCCGCGCCCGTCGAGTCGATCGGATCGGGTACGGCCGGGGCGGGTACCCGTGCGGTCACCATGCCCCCGGCCGCCAGCAGGACGCCCCGGTCCCCGAGGGTGACGGCGACCCGCCCGGCGTGACGGCTCAGCTTGGCCGCCGCGTCGGCCGGGTCCGGCAGGCCGGTCAGCTCCCGGGCCTCGTCCGCGTTGGGCAGCAGCAGGTCCACGCCCTCGACCAGGTCCAGGAAGGCGCCGGCGCCCAGAACGGCGAGGAAGCCCGCCGACGCCGGGTCCACACTCACCGGGATGCCCCGCCGCCTGGCCTCCCGCAGGGCCAGCTGCGCCGTCGCACGGCTCGTCGCCGCGAAGAGGAGATAGCCGGAGAGGTGGAGCCGGGCGACGCCGTCCAGTAAGGACGCCGACCAGTCGTCGGGGGAGAGGCGCAGGACCGCGCCGCTGTCGGTGAGGAAGGTGCGCTCGGCCGAGGAGTCGACCAGGGCCACCACCGTGCCGGTCGGCGCCTCCTCGTCCACGGACAGCAGCGGACGCACCCCCGCACGTTCCAGCGCACTCCGGTGCCAGGCCTCCGAATCGGCCCCGGCCCGCGCCAGCAGTCGCGCGTCCCGGCATCCCGAACGAACGGCCCAGCACGCGACGTTGGCGCCCGCCCCGCCCGGCAGCGTGCTGATCCGCGCAGGCGTGTCCGTACCGTGGACCACGGCCGAGCCGTGCCGGACGACGACATCGGTGACCACATCGCCGACGACGAGAAGGCCGCCCTCGGTCACCGCGCCGCCGCCGCTGCCGCGATCCGCGCGGCCAGTTGCACGTTCCCGCGCACGGCGGCCAGATTCGCTTCAAGGGACGCTCCGCCGGTCTCCCGCATCAGGTACTCCAGCAGGAACGGGGTGACGGCCTGCCCCACGATCCCGCGCTCCCGGCAGGCGTCCAGAGCCTGCGCGAGCACCCGGTCGTGCACCTCGGGGTCCAACTGCTCCTCCTCCGGTACGGGGTTGGCGACGATCAGCGCGGCGGCGGGACCCCCGAGCTCCTCCCGGGCACGCATCACGTCCACCACCTCCCGCGGTGTGCGGACCGTCCAGTCGACGGGCTCGCCCGAACTGCTCAGGTAGAAGCCGGGGAAGTACTCCGTCCCGTAACCGAGCACGCCGACGCCGAGCGTCTCGAGGCGCTGGAGCGTGGCCGGCACGTCCAGGATCGACTTCACGCCCGCGCAGACCACGGTGATGCCGGTCCTGGCAAGCAGCCGCAGATCCGCGGACTCGTCCTGCGTCTCGGTCCACTCCCGGTGTACGCCGCCGAGCCCTCCGGTCGCGAAGACGTTCAGCCCCGCCCGCGCCGCCAGGAACGCGGTCGCGGACACGGTCGTCGCCCCGCTCGCTCCCTGGGCGAGCGCGGGCGCGAGGTCGCGGTGGCCCAGCTTCCGCATCGCCGGGTCCCCGGCCACCCGCTCCAACCGGTCGTCCGTCAGACCCACATGGGCCCGGCCGTCGAGCACGGCGACCGTGGCGGGCACGGCCCCCTCCTTGCGTACGAGCTCCTCCAGCTCCTTTGCGACCTGGAGGTTGCGGGGGCGTGGCAGACCGTGGGCGATGATCGTCGACTCCAGGGCGACGACGGGGCGGCGGTCGGCGAGAGCGTCGCGCACCTCGGTGGAGAGCACGGGGGCGTGGCGGCCGGTTTCCTGCGACGTGGATGCCGATGGGTTCCGATGCATGCCCCATCCCTGTCGCAGGCACGGCGCCCGCAAACCCGGACGGGGCGGGGAGCCGTCGGTCTCTCAGGCCTTCCCGGACACCGGGGACCGCCGGTTCAGGGTCCGGCGCAGGGCGAGCGCGGCCAGGGGCAGCAGCAGGCAGGCGGCGGCCGTGTTCAGCCAGCCGTAGCTCAGCCGGGAGACGATCACTCCGGCGACCGCGCCGCCGACGCCCGCCGCCGTGTTCATCGTGAGGTCCGAGAGTCCCTGCACCGCGGCGCGGGCGGCCTGCGGCACGGAGTCGGTGAGCAGCGCCGAACCGGCGACCAGACCGGCCGACCAGCCGAGGCCCAGGACGAACAGGCCCGCGGCGGTCCGGCCGTGTCCCGCGCCCGATGTACCGGCCAGCACCGCGCCGCAGCACAGCAGGCCGACGGCAAGCCCGATCACGGACAGCCTCCCCACCCGGTCGGCGAGCCAGCCCATGATGGGCGAGAACGCGTACATGCCCGCGATATGACCGCTGATGACCAGCCCGATCAGCTGGATGTCCGCGCCGTGGTGCCCGAGGTGGACCGGGGTCATGACCATGATCGAGACCATGGTGGTGTGCGACACCGCGATGGTCACCAGCGCGAGACGGGCCATCGGGGAGGCCCGCACCGCCGCGATGCCCGCCCGCAGGGAGCGCTGCTGGGTGGTCCCGGTCTCCTGCGGGGCGAGCGCGCGGGCGGTGAGCAGCGGATCGGGGCGCAGCAGCACGGCGACCACGGCACCGGTGAGCAGGAAGATGGCGGCGGCCCAGGCGAACGGACCGGCCGTCTCGGGCACTGAGGTGCCGCGGAAGACATGGCCGGCGGGTGCCGAGATGTTGGGGCCGAGGACCGAACCGATCGTGGTGGCCCAGACGACGTTGGAGATCGCCCGCCCGCGGCGGTCCGGCTCGGCCAGATCGGCTGCGGCGAACCTGGCCTGGAGATTGGCCGACGAACCGGCGCCGAAACCGGCCATGCCGACGAGCAGCAGCGGGAAGCTGCCCACCACGGCGGCGGTCACGACCAAAGACGCGCCCACCGCCCCGATCAGATAGGCGAGAACGAGTCCGGGGCGCCTGCCCCGTGAGGTCATCAGGGCGGCCAGAGGCAGTGACAGCAGCGCGGTACCCGCCACCGAGGCGGTCGGGGCGAGCCCGGACAGGGCGTCG includes these proteins:
- a CDS encoding peptidase; the protein is MICAGCRTPVHTQFASPGLVGAIVEGGLDPAEDPGWADSGAASPAEYARWAGHLCGMTCLRMALGPDAPTLFALRDGAIEYGAYTEDAEGVIRGLVYAPFAAYVTEAHGLDATVHRHLSPAGILGLLDDGRSVMASVHYGIRHPELPAPGRGGHLVLLTSRTADGSGVHFHNPSGTTADTRAAELPLPVFERFFAGRGVSLPGVTTTGAVAP
- a CDS encoding pyridoxal phosphate-dependent aminotransferase, yielding MEFRQSSKLNEVCYEIRGPVIEEANALEEAGHSVLRLNTGNPALFGFEAPEEIVQDMIRMLPQAHGYTDSRGILSARRAVAQRYQSMGLVDVDVDDIFLGNGVSELISMSVQALLEDGDEILVPSPDYPLWTAVTTLAGGKAVHYTCDEAADWNPDIADMASKITDRTRAMVIINPNNPTGAVYPREILEGMLDLARRHGLMVFADEIYDQILYDDAEHHSVAVLAPDLLCLTFSGLSKTYRVAGFRSGWMVVSGPQQHARNYLEGLTMLASMRLCPNAPAQYAIQAALGGRQSIGALVAPGGRLHEQRNRAWERLNEIPGVSCVKPKGALYAFPRIDPKVHNIVDDERFVLDLLLREKIQVVQGTGFNWPRPDHFRILTLPHADVLDAAISRIGRFLNGYRQ
- a CDS encoding DUF3574 domain-containing protein — its product is MRLRNRPKPETERPARRTALVAGVAACAVLATGAPIAYAALGGEAPAAGRATAARGAEYVETRLFFGTERPDGGPDVTDPQFLAFIDRYVTPDFPSGLTIQDGRGQWRDSNGVIERERSYELILLYPASEARLRDPRIERIRAAYEKAYAQDSVARLDERTLADF
- a CDS encoding SWIM zinc finger family protein, which produces MSPAAASRPTARPGPDDLRRTFEAVPARASDTAEPFADSWWGRAWVDALESLSMDEGRLARGRTYADGGHVAAITVTPGRVIAYVHGSRPRPYRAELRLRTFSASDWDTFLDAVAARPGHLSALLDKDMPHSLVDTAGETGIRLLPAAGDLDPDCSCPDRGWPCKHVAALCFQTARLLDSDPFVLLLMRGRGERELLDELGRRNAEHSARERPATPAMPSLPADEALAGRFLPPLPAPLPVPPYPGQPPSYPDLPGAHDPLSLDHLASDAAARAHALLTTGDDPIAGLSTWQDAVRIAASRPTAGLTATTRALYRELAYATGRSTTDLARAVAAWRQGGAEGLAVLESPWDPPAGPFDRARPALAAADFPRFQPWRNHLTNAGGTLQLRFGHDGRWYGYESDPGADDWWPRATPDTDPVGALTALRG
- a CDS encoding DEAD/DEAH box helicase, translating into MAQQTTVPAADRLVRYAAVFLPAALPRDGRIAFWDPEGGSPCAVADGPPGDSGDPPYTVTELTVVGLHGAGASRRTVPAVLLSLADAVPLLARARHRASTHPATRAWGAAALHALTLVARGRLLPGLTADDHDAWRAGPRDAEDIAHLRAVAASMPPEGHAVPLDGTPLRVPDPLALLGAFLDAVADTLPRTPAAGHAMGAPFAAREAQQLPGARAWAVEVAAGLDAGVRVSLRLDLSVHELFDTTGPTAGTDADGSPAAARHAAAAITQVHSLADPTYVTDAATLWSGGAGEPFGPRARIDAVLALRRAARIWPPLERLLDQPVPDVLALTEDELYELIGEAGPRLAAAGVAVHWPRELARSLTAAAVVRPAPGSATDGTSFFDAEHLFAFNWQLSLGDEQLTEAEMDTLAEAHRPVVRLRDQWVVVDPALVRKARKRELGLLDPVDALAVALTGSAEVDGEQVEAVPAGALAALRSRILDEDATLPPPPGLDATLRDYQLRGLAWLDRMTSLGLGGCLADDMGLGKTITVIALHLHRAHAAPTLVVCPASLLGNWHREINRFAPGVPVRRFHGTDRTLTDPDGGFVLTTYGTMRSSADRLAEHTWGLVVADEAQHVKNPHSSTAKALRTIPAPARVALTGTPVENNLSELWALLDWTTPGLLGPLKAFRSRHARIVENTGTAAGLGNEEAVERLSRLVRPFLLRRKKSDPGIAPELPPKTETDHPVSLTREQATLYEAAVRETMAFIEQSEGIARRGLIMKLLGSLKQICNHPAQYLKEEPTRLTGRSGKLALLDELLDTILSEGASVLIFTQYVSMARLLSAHLASRSVPSQLLHGGTPVPERERMVDRFQSAEVPVFLLSLKAAGTGLNLTRAAHVIHYDRWWNPAVEEQATDRAYRIGQTQPVQVHRLIAEGTVEDRISELLESKRALADAVLGSGEAALTELSDRDLADLVSLRRTA
- a CDS encoding winged helix-turn-helix transcriptional regulator; translated protein: MPRQQPPTRPVRRRSYDQFCAAARALDSVGDRWTLLIVRELLAGPRRYTDLHADLPGVSTDVLASRLKDMEQSGLAVRRRLPPPAAASVYELTEHGRGLLPVLSALARWGTPALAERRPTDAVRAHWFALPLLRALDGTEHAGVVEVRLEEGEFHIRTGGDTQGDDAYGYGPAPYPDARIVLDAELCLALGRGELTLAEAVAEGRAEVHGEGPLAAELRGG
- a CDS encoding cupin domain-containing protein is translated as MEFGSRVGTKQRGTLRKVMLVGACVTALGLVPAAAVATPGSGVSGTVVAKGTSEGKLKVKTPKGRTDVTVRTITVAPGGSTGWHTHAGQLIAVVQSGTLTRTLDDCSVEVTPAGTAFIEPSGTKHRHIGRNLGTVPVVLWVTYLLPEGSQLSDDADAVDCPAAK
- a CDS encoding pseudouridine-5'-phosphate glycosidase, whose translation is MHRNPSASTSQETGRHAPVLSTEVRDALADRRPVVALESTIIAHGLPRPRNLQVAKELEELVRKEGAVPATVAVLDGRAHVGLTDDRLERVAGDPAMRKLGHRDLAPALAQGASGATTVSATAFLAARAGLNVFATGGLGGVHREWTETQDESADLRLLARTGITVVCAGVKSILDVPATLQRLETLGVGVLGYGTEYFPGFYLSSSGEPVDWTVRTPREVVDVMRAREELGGPAAALIVANPVPEEEQLDPEVHDRVLAQALDACRERGIVGQAVTPFLLEYLMRETGGASLEANLAAVRGNVQLAARIAAAAAAR
- a CDS encoding carbohydrate kinase family protein, which translates into the protein MTEGGLLVVGDVVTDVVVRHGSAVVHGTDTPARISTLPGGAGANVACWAVRSGCRDARLLARAGADSEAWHRSALERAGVRPLLSVDEEAPTGTVVALVDSSAERTFLTDSGAVLRLSPDDWSASLLDGVARLHLSGYLLFAATSRATAQLALREARRRGIPVSVDPASAGFLAVLGAGAFLDLVEGVDLLLPNADEARELTGLPDPADAAAKLSRHAGRVAVTLGDRGVLLAAGGMVTARVPAPAVPDPIDSTGAGDAFTGGFLAALIAGADGAAAAAAGCRAGAEAVATVGGRPGPRPA
- a CDS encoding uridine kinase; translation: MRFEPITWERLAEALAAHADGLKPADGGPWLRIGVDGASAARPGEPAGRLAEELRARGRAVLTVSTGGFLRPASLRYEYGKEDPDSYADSWFDTNALWREVFRPLEPGGSGRVLPDLWDPVTDRATRSPYRVLPEGGVLIMHGPLLLGQWFPFDLAVHLRLSPGALRRRTEESERWTLPAFARYEDEVAPADRADAVVRADDPHHPAWTGIGA